The following proteins come from a genomic window of Dysgonomonadaceae bacterium PH5-43:
- a CDS encoding hypothetical protein (product_source=Hypo-rule applied; cleavage_site_network=SignalP-noTM) → MNRKTIILFILCVFSVSLCAQQTENENDLYWQPDRKITFSDYQSESDTICVKYNKKYGMQMQSSIGFRWVVDVPKKRKGKIDKGYLVPVFCKNCSCILSEDSLGLKTDQLLFDITEVCARNARRELDAFQQSGNIDNPNEMFFVSVKNKWEENKSSFFATAIREILIEKQEGAYEKWRATTDELLEKTKEYATKPEDCYRFIVGKPIEKGYKKAKNIVGDLRNKNEK, encoded by the coding sequence ATGAATAGGAAAACGATTATTTTGTTTATTTTGTGTGTATTCTCAGTAAGTTTGTGTGCACAGCAAACGGAAAACGAAAATGATTTATATTGGCAACCAGACAGAAAGATTACTTTTTCAGACTATCAGTCAGAATCAGATACAATCTGTGTAAAATATAATAAGAAATATGGTATGCAAATGCAGTCAAGCATTGGTTTTAGATGGGTTGTTGATGTCCCTAAAAAACGAAAAGGAAAGATTGATAAAGGTTATCTTGTTCCTGTTTTTTGCAAAAATTGTTCTTGTATTCTATCCGAAGATTCATTAGGACTGAAAACAGACCAATTATTATTTGATATTACAGAGGTTTGTGCAAGAAATGCGCGTAGAGAATTAGACGCTTTTCAACAGTCTGGTAATATAGATAATCCCAATGAAATGTTTTTTGTATCTGTTAAAAATAAATGGGAAGAAAATAAGAGTTCATTTTTTGCAACTGCAATTCGAGAAATATTAATTGAAAAACAAGAAGGAGCTTATGAAAAATGGAGAGCGACAACCGACGAATTGTTAGAAAAAACAAAAGAATATGCAACTAAGCCAGAAGATTGTTATAGATTTATTGTAGGCAAACCAATAGAGAAAGGTTATAAAAAGGCAAAAAATATTGTCGGAGATCTGAGAAATAAAAACGAAAAATAG
- a CDS encoding AAA15 family ATPase/GTPase (product_source=COG1106; cath_funfam=3.40.50.300; cog=COG1106; pfam=PF13304; smart=SM00382; superfamily=52540) — MAISRITIKDLFVFNGEFTAQFCSGVNVFTGGNGTGKTTLLRAIAVRPILGFPYQPFDNTAFLNTPGLRNVKLVGKGSVEVEPFQDEKYDKNKHIFIPVNDMLSHPELYPMAQQYRLSYNNSEIDIIGNAILPITNEITPNATKILDIIKSIIGGEVIYEKDTFYIAKSDGAKIPFVLEASGFRKFGLLWKLLRNGLLESESVLFWDEPENSLNPELIPVLVDILLELSRNGVQIFIATHSEMLASYFSVNQQKGDNVMFYSLYKNEQEEVKIDSNDRFDLLKQNKLTEEPVKLYEKKIEKELGND, encoded by the coding sequence ATGGCAATAAGTAGAATAACAATAAAAGATCTTTTCGTTTTTAACGGCGAATTTACCGCTCAATTTTGTTCGGGAGTAAATGTTTTTACAGGCGGAAATGGCACAGGTAAAACAACACTGTTGCGTGCAATAGCAGTACGACCGATTTTAGGTTTCCCGTATCAGCCATTTGATAATACCGCCTTTTTGAATACTCCTGGTTTGAGAAATGTAAAACTAGTGGGAAAAGGGAGCGTAGAAGTTGAACCGTTTCAAGACGAGAAGTATGATAAGAATAAACATATTTTTATTCCTGTTAATGATATGCTCAGTCATCCCGAATTGTATCCTATGGCTCAACAATATCGTTTGTCGTATAACAATTCGGAAATAGATATTATAGGTAATGCTATACTTCCAATCACAAATGAAATAACTCCAAATGCCACAAAGATATTAGATATAATAAAATCAATCATTGGAGGAGAAGTCATTTATGAAAAAGATACTTTCTATATTGCAAAATCTGATGGTGCAAAAATTCCATTTGTTCTTGAAGCAAGTGGTTTTCGGAAATTTGGATTATTGTGGAAATTACTTCGTAATGGATTGCTAGAAAGCGAAAGTGTGTTGTTTTGGGATGAGCCAGAAAATAGTTTAAATCCAGAGCTTATACCTGTGCTTGTTGATATTCTACTTGAATTATCACGAAATGGCGTGCAAATATTCATAGCGACACATAGCGAAATGCTAGCAAGTTATTTTTCTGTTAATCAACAAAAAGGCGACAATGTAATGTTTTATTCGTTATACAAAAATGAACAAGAAGAAGTGAAAATAGACTCAAATGACCGTTTCGATTTGCTTAAACAGAACAAATTGACAGAAGAACCCGTAAAACTATATGAAAAAAAAATTGAAAAAGAACTAGGAAATGACTAA
- a CDS encoding hypothetical protein (product_source=Hypo-rule applied; cath_funfam=3.10.20.30) produces the protein MTKRITESGMCFIADNTFHIENSVSYATLKESIKTVEFIRAKDDKLLFMEAKSSFPNPNNPVSTAKFQSAVDDICNKFIHSLNLYASIAIGVNGEFPPDFNPAIKVSLKFILIINNFEQKWCIPIEKALINQLRKSECIAKIWKPTVFVMNHKIASKQNFIQ, from the coding sequence ATGACTAAGAGGATTACAGAAAGTGGTATGTGTTTTATTGCTGATAATACTTTTCATATAGAGAATTCAGTCTCTTATGCTACGTTAAAAGAAAGCATAAAAACTGTAGAGTTTATTAGGGCTAAAGATGATAAACTGTTGTTTATGGAAGCAAAATCCTCTTTCCCTAATCCGAACAATCCTGTAAGTACAGCTAAATTTCAATCAGCGGTTGATGATATTTGCAACAAATTTATTCATTCTTTAAATTTATATGCCTCAATTGCGATTGGTGTAAATGGAGAATTTCCACCAGACTTCAATCCTGCAATCAAGGTATCTCTGAAATTCATCTTGATAATTAATAATTTTGAACAAAAATGGTGTATTCCGATTGAAAAAGCATTAATAAATCAACTTCGCAAATCGGAGTGTATAGCAAAAATATGGAAACCAACTGTATTTGTTATGAATCATAAAATTGCTTCAAAGCAAAATTTCATTCAATGA
- a CDS encoding peroxiredoxin (product_source=COG1225; cath_funfam=3.40.30.10; cleavage_site_network=SignalP-noTM; cog=COG1225; pfam=PF00578; superfamily=52833), with protein sequence MNKVIKFLIIVLLSGFSTLSFSQEMTQENFDKERTEIWADEERQMQSINEIFSTNPEKKDSLLVEVGKIESQTYQKMLNLSIKYLSLPGTLNFIYNIRNNVSKDSLQTVLDVLPLELKDSEYVTLIQKHIETNQVKEGDRFSDFEATDLNGDLFKLSTLQNKNILFLYGGLGCMGESGRNYLKNLYDSTSRETFEIVIYCAVESLDKLKEEKETFSTNYNLVSDFLLDHSPIKIKYGAQATPTCFFINKNGIIDIISIGLPVNQLNKLFEMKEL encoded by the coding sequence ATGAATAAAGTAATTAAATTTTTGATTATTGTATTATTGAGTGGTTTTTCAACACTTTCATTTTCTCAGGAAATGACTCAAGAAAATTTCGATAAAGAAAGAACTGAAATTTGGGCAGATGAAGAAAGACAAATGCAGAGTATTAATGAAATATTCAGTACAAATCCAGAAAAGAAAGATAGTTTACTTGTTGAAGTCGGTAAAATTGAAAGTCAAACATATCAGAAAATGCTTAATTTGTCAATCAAATATTTATCACTTCCAGGTACTCTGAATTTTATATACAATATTCGAAATAATGTATCTAAAGATTCTCTGCAAACAGTATTAGATGTATTGCCTCTTGAACTGAAAGATTCTGAATATGTTACGCTTATTCAAAAACATATTGAAACAAATCAAGTGAAAGAAGGAGATCGCTTTTCAGACTTTGAGGCGACAGACCTAAATGGAGACCTATTCAAATTATCGACACTTCAAAATAAAAATATTCTTTTCTTATATGGAGGCTTAGGCTGTATGGGTGAAAGCGGACGAAATTATCTTAAAAATCTTTACGATTCTACTTCTCGAGAAACCTTTGAAATTGTCATATATTGTGCCGTTGAGAGTTTGGATAAATTAAAAGAAGAGAAAGAAACATTTTCCACAAATTATAATCTTGTTTCAGATTTCTTGCTGGATCATAGTCCCATTAAAATAAAATATGGAGCGCAAGCTACTCCAACTTGTTTCTTTATAAATAAGAATGGGATTATAGATATTATTTCGATAGGTTTACCTGTGAATCAATTGAATAAACTGTTTGAGATGAAAGAGTTATAA
- a CDS encoding glucosamine-6-phosphate deaminase (product_source=KO:K02564; cath_funfam=3.40.50.10320,3.40.50.1360; cog=COG0363,COG2120; ko=KO:K02564; pfam=PF01182,PF02585; superfamily=100950,102588; tigrfam=TIGR00502), translating to MENIEKRYEKVPISIFSDADVASELVAKQVADLIKEKAQAGEMCVLGLVAGSTAVGVYEHLTELHKTEGLSFKNVIAFNINEYYPIEKDSYQSHYRFLHEYLFNEVDILPENIHLIPGDLDKDQISTFCESYEKLIQEVGGIDLQLLGLDGRGQIGSNEPGSMFTSRTRLITMDYSTRMGAASSFFGEENVPNHSITMGIGTIMEAKKIIIMAWGEGKAKTIRKVIEGGVTEMLPASILQQHPNTAFIFDTASTAELTRIKTPWLIGSVAWDDKLIRKAVFWLCDKLEKPILKLTERDYNDSGLGELVSQFGPANKINIKVFNDLQHTITGWPGGKPNADDSTRPERANPFPKKVVVFSPHPDDDVISMGGTLARLSEHGHEVHVAYQVSGNIAVFDDEVTRFLDFIRDIAPLYKFDESKAQTAYADTLDFFKNKKPGEVDLPYIAACKTAIRQGEARSACRYLGIPEERTHFLNLPFYETGTVKKAPVSQADIDIIKKLLQEVKPQQIFAAGDLSDPHGTHRVCFIAILEALRQLKGEAWLDDCYLWLYRGAWQEWDVAEVQMAVPLSPEESRIKRMAIFKHQSQKDRPLFPGTDPREFWQRAEDRNNATAVTYDKLGMAEYQAMELFVRYRFDQE from the coding sequence ATGGAAAATATTGAAAAGCGTTACGAAAAAGTGCCTATCTCAATCTTTTCAGATGCAGATGTGGCTTCGGAATTAGTTGCCAAACAAGTTGCCGACTTGATTAAAGAAAAAGCGCAAGCTGGCGAAATGTGTGTTTTAGGATTAGTTGCAGGCTCTACGGCTGTAGGTGTTTACGAACACTTAACTGAGCTTCACAAAACTGAAGGTCTTAGTTTCAAAAATGTTATAGCTTTTAACATAAACGAATACTATCCTATCGAAAAAGATTCGTATCAAAGCCATTATCGCTTCTTGCACGAATATCTTTTTAATGAAGTAGACATTCTACCCGAAAACATTCATCTTATCCCTGGCGATTTAGACAAAGATCAAATATCTACATTCTGCGAAAGCTACGAAAAGCTTATTCAAGAGGTAGGTGGAATCGATTTACAGTTATTAGGATTAGACGGACGCGGACAAATAGGTTCTAACGAACCTGGTTCTATGTTTACTTCTCGCACTCGCTTAATAACTATGGACTACTCTACTCGTATGGGTGCTGCAAGTTCGTTCTTTGGCGAAGAAAATGTTCCAAACCACAGCATAACAATGGGTATAGGAACTATTATGGAAGCTAAGAAAATAATCATTATGGCTTGGGGTGAAGGAAAAGCTAAAACTATACGCAAAGTAATAGAAGGTGGCGTTACAGAAATGCTTCCAGCTTCTATTCTTCAACAACACCCAAACACAGCTTTCATTTTCGACACTGCTTCTACTGCCGAACTTACTCGTATTAAAACTCCTTGGTTAATAGGCTCGGTTGCTTGGGACGACAAACTAATAAGAAAAGCAGTTTTCTGGTTGTGCGACAAATTAGAAAAGCCTATTCTTAAACTTACAGAAAGAGATTATAACGATAGCGGTTTGGGCGAATTAGTATCTCAATTCGGACCTGCTAACAAGATAAACATTAAAGTATTTAATGATTTACAACACACTATCACTGGCTGGCCAGGTGGAAAACCTAACGCAGATGATAGCACTCGTCCTGAAAGAGCTAATCCATTTCCTAAGAAAGTTGTAGTATTCAGTCCTCACCCAGATGATGACGTTATATCGATGGGAGGAACTCTTGCTCGTTTATCTGAACACGGACACGAAGTGCACGTTGCTTATCAAGTATCTGGTAACATCGCAGTGTTTGATGATGAGGTAACTCGCTTCTTAGACTTCATTCGCGACATCGCTCCTCTTTATAAATTTGATGAAAGTAAAGCACAAACAGCTTATGCTGACACGCTTGACTTCTTCAAAAACAAAAAACCAGGAGAAGTAGATCTTCCTTATATTGCAGCTTGTAAAACAGCAATTCGTCAGGGTGAAGCTCGTTCGGCTTGTCGTTACTTAGGTATACCAGAAGAAAGAACTCACTTCTTAAATCTTCCTTTCTACGAAACAGGTACAGTTAAAAAAGCACCTGTAAGTCAGGCTGACATCGACATTATTAAAAAGTTATTGCAAGAGGTAAAACCTCAACAAATATTTGCAGCTGGCGACTTATCTGACCCTCACGGAACTCACCGTGTATGTTTCATCGCTATACTTGAAGCTCTTCGTCAACTAAAAGGAGAAGCTTGGTTAGACGATTGTTACCTATGGTTGTATCGTGGAGCTTGGCAAGAATGGGACGTTGCAGAAGTGCAAATGGCAGTTCCTTTAAGTCCAGAAGAAAGCCGCATTAAACGTATGGCGATATTCAAACACCAATCTCAAAAAGACCGTCCTCTATTCCCAGGAACAGACCCTCGCGAGTTCTGGCAAAGAGCAGAAGACCGTAACAACGCAACTGCTGTTACTTATGACAAGTTGGGTATGGCTGAATATCAGGCTATGGAGCTATTTGTTCGTTATCGTTTCGATCAAGAATAA
- a CDS encoding cell volume regulation protein A (product_source=KO:K11105; cath_funfam=3.30.70.1450; cog=COG3263; ko=KO:K11105; pfam=PF00999,PF02080; superfamily=116726; transmembrane_helix_parts=Outside_1_4,TMhelix_5_22,Inside_23_28,TMhelix_29_51,Outside_52_55,TMhelix_56_78,Inside_79_89,TMhelix_90_112,Outside_113_170,TMhelix_171_188,Inside_189_199,TMhelix_200_222,Outside_223_231,TMhelix_232_251,Inside_252_277,TMhelix_278_300,Outside_301_309,TMhelix_310_332,Inside_333_344,TMhelix_345_367,Outside_368_376,TMhelix_377_399,Inside_400_505), producing MNISTELLLLVISVLFFISLLATKTGARFGIPVLLLFLGIGMMFGTDGFGIEFHNYGIASSIGSIALCVILFSGGLDTKIQDIKPVAAQGILLATLGVLLTALITGSFIYYLTLYFFPSLSLSFLESLLLASVMSSTDSASVFSILRGNGIRLKNNLRPMLELESGSNDPMAYMLTIILIQLIGSVDVGSPDYTKALLDFFLQFSIGIVAGYILGRLAVIVINKINLDNDSLYPILLCTFGFFIFSATYFLKGNGYLAVYLAGLVLGNSKFVHKRSSLRFFDGLAWISQMLMFLTLGLLVNPKDLGPVTVVALIIGVFMIVAGRPLSVFISLLPFPKMKVNDKLFISWVGLRGAVPIIFAILPLAAGLEKAPVIFNIVFFITLLSLLVQGTTLSRVASWLNLAKKGKDFSTFKDFDVEFSEDIKSTMTEISLTTNILANGNRLMDMPLPDQTLAVMVKRDNQYFIPKGNTELHSGDKLLVITNDENALIETYKNLGIKNYRLRRN from the coding sequence ATGAATATATCAACAGAACTTCTTCTTTTAGTTATATCGGTTCTTTTCTTTATTAGTCTTTTGGCTACAAAGACTGGTGCGCGCTTTGGCATTCCGGTATTATTATTGTTTTTGGGTATAGGTATGATGTTCGGAACCGATGGTTTCGGAATAGAATTTCACAACTACGGTATCGCTTCATCTATAGGCTCTATTGCCTTGTGTGTTATATTATTCTCTGGCGGTTTAGATACCAAGATACAAGACATTAAGCCTGTGGCCGCTCAAGGAATACTTTTAGCTACGTTAGGCGTATTGCTTACTGCTCTTATTACAGGTAGCTTTATTTATTATTTAACTCTGTATTTCTTTCCCTCGTTAAGTCTTTCGTTTCTCGAATCATTGTTGTTGGCTTCTGTGATGTCGTCGACCGATTCGGCTTCTGTCTTCTCGATATTAAGGGGCAATGGCATAAGGCTTAAAAATAACCTCCGACCTATGTTAGAGTTAGAGAGCGGAAGCAACGACCCTATGGCTTATATGCTCACTATAATTCTTATTCAACTTATAGGAAGCGTTGATGTGGGAAGCCCAGATTATACCAAAGCTCTGTTAGACTTCTTTTTGCAGTTCTCTATCGGTATTGTTGCAGGATATATATTAGGACGCTTAGCTGTTATCGTTATTAATAAAATCAACTTAGACAACGATTCGTTATACCCCATACTGCTTTGCACTTTCGGCTTTTTCATCTTCTCGGCAACCTATTTCCTTAAAGGGAACGGATACTTGGCAGTTTATTTAGCCGGTTTAGTGTTAGGCAATTCCAAGTTTGTTCATAAGAGGTCGTCATTGCGTTTCTTCGATGGTTTGGCGTGGATAAGTCAGATGCTAATGTTCTTAACCTTAGGGCTTTTGGTTAATCCTAAAGACTTAGGACCCGTTACGGTAGTTGCTCTAATAATAGGTGTGTTTATGATTGTTGCAGGGCGACCATTATCGGTATTCATTTCTTTATTGCCATTCCCGAAGATGAAGGTTAACGACAAGTTATTTATCTCGTGGGTAGGGCTTAGAGGAGCCGTTCCTATAATATTTGCGATACTTCCTTTAGCTGCGGGCTTAGAAAAGGCTCCGGTAATATTCAACATAGTGTTTTTTATAACCTTACTGTCGCTGCTTGTGCAAGGAACCACTCTTAGCCGTGTGGCAAGTTGGCTGAATTTGGCAAAGAAAGGGAAAGACTTCTCGACGTTTAAGGACTTTGATGTCGAGTTTTCGGAAGATATTAAATCTACAATGACAGAAATAAGCTTAACCACCAATATTCTTGCTAATGGTAATCGCCTAATGGATATGCCGCTGCCCGACCAAACATTAGCCGTTATGGTAAAGCGAGACAATCAGTACTTTATTCCTAAAGGGAACACCGAATTGCACTCGGGCGATAAACTGCTGGTTATTACTAATGACGAAAATGCTCTTATAGAGACTTACAAAAACTTAGGTATTAAAAATTATAGATTAAGACGTAATTAA
- a CDS encoding putative dehydrogenase (product_source=COG0673; cath_funfam=3.30.360.10,3.40.50.720; cog=COG0673; pfam=PF01408; superfamily=51735), with product MLYSANSPKRYAEQKSVLGLTCPPIDCVKIGIIGLGVRATRAIKRFMHIEGVEIKAICDVVPLNISQAQSIISQHNKPKADEYVGDDAWKLVCQRTDLHLIYICTDWKSHTPMSVYAMECDKHVAVEVPAATTVDECWQLVNTAERTQKHCMMLENCCYDAFELTTLNMVKQGLFGEIIHAEGAYIHDLRERILSNEFGMRRGGNWQTNYNAQHTGNPYPTHGFGPICQALNIHRGDKLKRLVSMSSKAIGMTLYAEETYGQNSPEANQKYKLGDMNTTLIYTEQGKTILIQHDISNPRPYSRIHLLSGTKGYTQKYPVKQFAFHPNPDYVLNEKEMRDLLEQYQHPFLTTYGKQANEICPDRPWDFIMDSRLIHCLRNGLPLDQDVYDAAEWSCLVELTEESVLGGNIPIEIPDFTTLESQGLRPLSRKACNP from the coding sequence ATGTTGTATTCTGCCAATTCTCCCAAGCGATACGCCGAACAAAAAAGCGTATTAGGTTTAACCTGCCCTCCTATAGATTGTGTTAAAATAGGAATTATCGGACTCGGAGTTAGAGCCACAAGAGCTATAAAACGCTTTATGCACATCGAAGGCGTAGAGATAAAAGCTATTTGCGATGTTGTTCCTCTTAACATAAGTCAGGCGCAAAGCATAATATCTCAGCACAACAAACCTAAAGCCGACGAATATGTGGGCGATGATGCTTGGAAGCTTGTTTGCCAACGAACCGACCTACACCTTATATATATATGCACCGATTGGAAAAGCCATACGCCAATGTCGGTCTACGCAATGGAATGCGATAAGCACGTAGCCGTAGAAGTGCCTGCCGCAACAACCGTCGACGAGTGTTGGCAGTTGGTAAACACAGCCGAAAGAACGCAAAAGCACTGTATGATGCTCGAAAATTGTTGCTACGATGCCTTCGAACTTACCACCCTCAATATGGTAAAACAAGGCTTGTTCGGAGAAATAATACACGCCGAAGGAGCATACATTCACGACCTAAGAGAGCGCATACTATCGAACGAATTCGGAATGCGAAGAGGTGGTAATTGGCAAACAAACTACAATGCCCAACATACCGGAAATCCTTACCCCACACACGGATTTGGTCCGATATGTCAAGCCCTAAACATTCATAGAGGCGATAAACTGAAAAGACTTGTCTCTATGTCGTCCAAAGCAATAGGAATGACGCTCTATGCCGAAGAAACGTATGGACAAAACTCGCCCGAAGCCAATCAGAAATACAAACTCGGAGATATGAACACCACTCTTATCTACACCGAGCAGGGAAAAACCATACTCATTCAGCACGATATATCAAATCCGCGCCCATACAGTCGCATACACCTGCTGAGCGGAACAAAAGGCTATACACAAAAATATCCGGTTAAGCAATTCGCATTTCACCCCAACCCCGATTACGTTCTTAACGAAAAGGAGATGAGGGATTTGCTGGAGCAATATCAACACCCATTCTTAACCACGTATGGAAAGCAAGCCAACGAAATATGTCCCGATCGCCCTTGGGATTTCATAATGGACTCACGACTAATACATTGTTTGCGCAACGGATTACCATTAGATCAAGATGTTTACGATGCCGCCGAGTGGTCGTGCCTGGTAGAGCTTACCGAGGAATCAGTTCTGGGAGGAAATATCCCTATTGAGATACCCGACTTTACAACCCTTGAGTCGCAGGGCTTACGACCCTTGAGTCGCAAGGCTTGCAACCCTTGA
- a CDS encoding hypothetical protein (product_source=Hypo-rule applied; cath_funfam=2.60.40.10; cleavage_site_network=SignalP-noTM; superfamily=49478), which yields MKIYRYLLLLPMLCLLYSCNNDEGFGGSSTLEGYVYKIVHSDDNFAFATDTFPALDERVFLQYPDDLEDIRTDSAGKYRVNYLRSGTYSAYAISKYADDSQQAEVVKVKVSGSLTVADTIFIHTGKANGTAMIRGSVYATYWHNGKYQGQGPALGERVFIKHAGQDAYFDDIRVSDKGVFIFQKLTPGVYEIHAITTDKDTRVPATIVQTIEITETGIIYDLPKEIEVGDEQYTFHISVI from the coding sequence ATGAAAATATATCGTTATTTGCTATTGTTGCCTATGCTTTGTTTGCTTTACTCTTGCAACAACGACGAAGGCTTTGGAGGTAGCTCAACCTTAGAAGGTTATGTCTATAAAATTGTTCACTCTGATGATAATTTTGCATTCGCAACAGATACATTCCCCGCTTTAGACGAGAGGGTTTTTCTTCAATACCCCGACGATTTAGAAGACATACGAACCGACTCGGCAGGTAAATACAGAGTTAATTACTTAAGAAGTGGCACTTACTCAGCTTACGCAATATCGAAGTATGCCGACGATAGCCAACAAGCAGAAGTTGTGAAGGTAAAAGTTAGCGGTAGCCTTACCGTAGCCGATACCATATTTATACATACAGGCAAAGCAAACGGAACGGCTATGATTAGAGGTTCGGTTTATGCAACCTATTGGCACAATGGCAAATATCAAGGACAAGGTCCTGCATTGGGCGAACGAGTATTCATAAAACACGCCGGACAAGATGCCTATTTCGACGACATTAGAGTAAGCGATAAAGGAGTGTTCATCTTTCAAAAGCTAACACCAGGCGTATACGAAATCCACGCAATTACAACCGACAAAGACACTCGCGTGCCAGCAACAATAGTGCAAACAATAGAGATAACTGAAACAGGTATTATCTACGACTTGCCTAAAGAAATAGAGGTAGGCGACGAGCAATATACCTTTCACATTAGTGTAATATAA
- a CDS encoding hypothetical protein (product_source=Hypo-rule applied; superfamily=46942; transmembrane_helix_parts=Inside_1_6,TMhelix_7_26,Outside_27_149) produces the protein MKLIKQYLAGLIIVLLVGAYFVNIVAQNHLDSPGIDPKREDRKNMTLKEFNMDAKGKRKWLDREATWNADGYKIEDIEYAVYGQKERITYEYNDKNQCIRENVYNDKNKLSRIRKIEYHENGRKKMQYNYNPDGKLFSTKTFEYTQRPE, from the coding sequence ATGAAACTTATAAAACAATATTTGGCAGGGCTAATAATAGTCTTACTTGTGGGAGCTTACTTTGTAAATATAGTAGCTCAGAATCATCTCGACAGTCCGGGCATAGACCCAAAGCGAGAAGACCGTAAAAATATGACTCTTAAGGAGTTCAATATGGACGCTAAAGGTAAACGTAAGTGGTTAGACCGTGAAGCTACTTGGAATGCCGACGGATATAAAATAGAAGATATTGAGTATGCTGTTTACGGACAAAAAGAGCGTATAACATACGAATACAACGACAAAAATCAGTGTATACGTGAGAACGTTTATAACGATAAGAATAAACTATCGAGAATACGCAAGATTGAATATCACGAAAACGGTAGAAAGAAGATGCAGTATAACTATAATCCCGACGGAAAGCTCTTCTCTACCAAAACGTTTGAATATACACAACGCCCAGAATAG
- a CDS encoding hypothetical protein (product_source=Hypo-rule applied; pfam=PF09359), translated as MLTRITAILEEMDSITLDEMKDIRLMDRIDSKFVASVEHLPTLLEMMKPYFKVQVNNGTRIAPYTTQYLDTPEKDMFVMHQNGKLNRQKIRIRSYVDSNISFLEIKNKNNKGRTKKIRVPVDMTHIETIKDLEANIEFLDKNANFEALSLQPSLANTFNRITLVNNRKTERITIDLNLKFSNYKTGEEKDLGEIMVLELKQDGWQHSDFRDILTELRIKKTPFSKYCMGMVYTDPDIKANRFKPRRIRINKL; from the coding sequence ATGTTGACAAGAATTACAGCTATTTTAGAAGAGATGGACTCCATTACGTTAGACGAAATGAAAGATATTCGTTTGATGGACCGTATCGACTCTAAGTTTGTTGCTTCGGTGGAGCATCTGCCAACCTTATTGGAGATGATGAAACCTTATTTTAAGGTGCAGGTAAACAACGGAACAAGGATAGCGCCTTATACGACTCAATATTTAGACACTCCCGAAAAGGATATGTTTGTTATGCACCAAAACGGGAAGCTTAACAGGCAAAAGATAAGGATACGCTCGTATGTCGATTCTAATATATCGTTCTTAGAAATAAAGAACAAAAACAATAAGGGAAGAACCAAGAAGATACGTGTGCCAGTAGATATGACACATATCGAAACTATTAAAGACTTAGAAGCTAACATAGAGTTTCTGGATAAGAATGCCAACTTCGAGGCTTTAAGCCTACAGCCTTCTTTGGCAAACACTTTCAATAGAATAACGTTGGTTAATAATCGCAAAACAGAGCGTATAACTATAGACTTAAATCTTAAGTTCTCTAACTATAAAACAGGAGAGGAAAAGGATTTAGGCGAAATAATGGTTCTCGAACTAAAGCAAGATGGCTGGCAACATTCCGACTTTAGAGATATATTAACAGAACTAAGAATAAAAAAGACTCCATTTAGTAAATACTGTATGGGAATGGTTTATACCGACCCCGATATTAAAGCTAATAGATTTAAGCCACGACGCATTAGAATAAATAAACTATAA